A genomic window from Glycine max cultivar Williams 82 chromosome 17, Glycine_max_v4.0, whole genome shotgun sequence includes:
- the LOC100500257 gene encoding protein ENHANCED PSEUDOMONAS SUSCEPTIBILITY 1, with the protein MEAVQVISTTTIKAPPSHNNHDSVQKIDLTPWDLQFLPIETIQEGLLFRNKHTKNQIEHLQHSLSSTLAFFPPLAGRLVILQHHDNTVSSHIVCNNAGALFVHAVADNTTVVDILQPKYVPPIVCSFFPLNGVKNHEGTSQPVLAVQVTELLDGVFIAFTINHVVADGKSFWHFVNSWAEISRGIPKISKIPFFERFFPVGIDRAIRFPFTKVEEKEEGEHSQNLEPKTLSERVFHFTKRKISELKSKANAEANTDKISSLQAVLTLLWRAVSRCKHMGPQEEVHFVLLIGARPRLIPPLANDYFGNAALVGRATMKAEELLQEGGFGMGASEINKVISSHSHEKVRSYYESWVRTPRLFAIGRLANSNSLATSGSPRFNVYGNDFGWGKPLTVRSGGANKSSGKITLFGGAEEGSMDIEVCLPYVILEAIGNDSELMDAISN; encoded by the coding sequence ATGGAAGCCGTCCAAGTCATATCCACCACTACAATCAAGGCACCACCGAGTCACAATAACCATGACTCAGTTCAGAAAATCGATTTAACTCCCTGGGATCTTCAGTTCCTCCCAATTGAAACCATTCAGGAAGGCCTTCTTTTTCGcaacaaacacacaaaaaaccAAATCGAGCACCTCCAACACTCCCTTTCATCCACTCTCGCCTTCTTTCCACCCCTCGCAGGTCGTCTTGTCATTCTCCAACACCACGACAACACTGTCTCGTCCCACATCGTATGCAACAACGCAGGAGCACTCTTTGTCCACGCCGTTGCAGACAACACCACTGTCGTTGATATTCTTCAACCCAAATACGTTCCTCCCATTGTTTGCTCCTTCTTTCCGCTCAACGGAGTTAAAAACCACGAAGGCACGTCACAGCCAGTGTTGGCAGTGCAAGTGACGGAGCTACTTGACGGCGTCTTCATCGCCTTCACAATCAACCACGTGGTTGCAGACGGCAAGTCATTTTGGCATTTCGTGAATTCCTGGGCTGAAATCTCACGCGGTATCCCTAAAATATCAAAAATCCCTTTTTTCGAACGTTTCTTTCCCGTTGGCATTGACCGCGCCATACGGTTTCCGTTCACAAAggtggaagaaaaagaagaaggagaacaCTCACAAAACCTTGAACCAAAAACTCTCTCTGAGAGGGTCTTCCATTTCACCAAGCGAAAAATCTCGGAACTGAAATCAAAAGCCAACGCAGAGGCCAACACGGACAAAATATCTTCTCTGCAGGCGGTTTTAACTCTCCTTTGGCGCGCTGTGAGTCGTTGCAAACATATGGGGCCACAAGAAGAGGTTCATTTTGTTCTTCTGATTGGAGCTAGACCAAGGCTTATTCCACCACTCGCAAATGATTATTTCGGAAACGCAGCACTGGTTGGTCGTGCTACCATGAAAGCAGAAGAACTATTACAGGAGGGTGGATTCGGAATGGGTGCTTCGGAGATAAACAAGGTGATTTCTTCGCACTCTCATGAGAAGGTGAGGAGCTACTACGAGTCTTGGGTGAGAACCCCAAGGCTTTTTGCGATAGGTCGCCTCGCTAATAGTAACTCATTGGCCACTAGCGGTTCTCCAAGGTTCAACGTTTACGGCAATGATTTTGGGTGGGGAAAGCCCCTGACCGTAAGAAGTGGCGGCGCAAATAAAAGTAGCGGAAAAATTACTCTGTTTGGTGGCGCTGAAGAAGGTTCTATGGACATTGAAGTGTGCCTTCCTTATGTGATTCTCGAGGCAATTGGAAATGACTCTGAGCTCATGGATGCCATTTCCAACTag